From the Rhodanobacter soli genome, one window contains:
- a CDS encoding 2-isopropylmalate synthase encodes MKNPDQYNAPASDDDVVAERVRIFDTTLRDGEQAPGFSMDRRAKLRMAQQLEALGVDILEAGFPQASPDDFAAVAEIAGALRSTTVCALARCQDGDVDSAARALKAARHSRIHLFLSTSPLHREHKLGMSKAQVLDTAVRAIERARGFCDEVEFSAEDALRTEPEFLAEVFSAAVAAGATTLNAPDTVGYTTPTEIVELFRYLRQHVRDADKVIFSSHCHDDLGMAVANSLAAVSAGARQVECTINGIGERAGNAALEEVVMALKVRAPHFGVDTRIDTRQLYPASRLLTELTGQAVPRNKAIVGANAFAHESGIHQHGMLKHRGTYEIMRPQDVGIAATSLVMGKHSGRAALRQRLQALGYTPDDAALDDIFTRFKTLADHGRELHDEDLEALALGHDPHATGPWRIVQLHTSSHLGGSASASVKLAHDDGHEIGEAAIGDGPVDAVLRAIERATGTPLELTRFQIDAMGEGGDAQGHAQLSARHAARDWRGHGSSTDIVEATALAALVIVNRIARQSASDQQINKRPSMAARALAHGRAHKETTA; translated from the coding sequence ATGAAAAACCCCGACCAGTACAATGCCCCCGCCAGCGACGACGACGTAGTCGCCGAACGCGTGCGGATCTTCGACACCACCTTGCGCGACGGCGAACAGGCGCCCGGTTTCTCGATGGACCGGCGCGCGAAACTGCGCATGGCGCAGCAGCTCGAGGCGCTCGGCGTGGACATCCTCGAAGCGGGCTTTCCGCAGGCTTCGCCGGACGATTTTGCTGCAGTTGCGGAAATCGCCGGGGCGCTGAGAAGCACCACGGTATGCGCGCTGGCGCGCTGCCAGGACGGCGATGTCGACAGCGCGGCGCGCGCGCTGAAGGCGGCGCGCCACTCGCGCATCCACCTATTCCTGTCGACCAGCCCGCTGCATCGCGAGCACAAGCTGGGCATGAGCAAGGCGCAGGTGCTGGACACCGCGGTGCGGGCGATCGAGCGTGCCCGCGGTTTCTGCGACGAGGTGGAGTTTTCCGCCGAGGATGCGCTGCGCACCGAGCCCGAATTCCTCGCCGAAGTGTTCAGCGCCGCGGTCGCCGCCGGCGCCACCACGCTCAATGCGCCGGACACGGTGGGCTACACCACGCCGACCGAGATCGTCGAGCTGTTCCGCTACCTGCGCCAGCACGTGCGCGACGCGGACAAGGTGATCTTCTCCAGCCATTGCCACGACGACCTCGGCATGGCGGTGGCGAACAGCCTGGCCGCGGTGAGCGCCGGCGCGCGCCAGGTGGAGTGCACCATCAACGGCATCGGCGAGCGCGCCGGCAACGCCGCGCTGGAGGAAGTGGTGATGGCGCTGAAGGTGCGCGCGCCGCACTTCGGCGTCGACACCCGCATCGATACCCGCCAGCTGTATCCCGCTTCGCGCCTGCTCACCGAGCTGACCGGCCAGGCGGTGCCGCGCAACAAGGCGATCGTGGGCGCCAACGCGTTCGCGCACGAGTCGGGCATTCACCAGCACGGCATGCTGAAGCATCGCGGCACCTACGAAATCATGCGGCCGCAGGACGTCGGCATCGCCGCGACCAGCCTGGTGATGGGCAAGCACTCCGGCCGCGCCGCGCTGCGCCAGCGCCTGCAGGCACTCGGTTACACGCCGGACGATGCGGCGCTGGATGACATCTTCACCCGCTTCAAGACGCTGGCCGACCACGGCCGCGAGCTGCACGACGAGGACCTGGAAGCGCTGGCGCTGGGACACGACCCGCACGCCACCGGCCCGTGGCGCATCGTGCAGCTGCACACCAGCTCGCACCTGGGCGGCAGCGCGTCGGCCTCGGTGAAGCTGGCCCACGACGACGGCCACGAGATCGGCGAGGCGGCGATCGGCGATGGCCCGGTCGACGCGGTGCTGCGCGCGATCGAGCGCGCCACCGGCACGCCGCTGGAACTCACCCGCTTCCAGATCGACGCCATGGGTGAGGGCGGCGATGCGCAGGGCCACGCCCAACTGAGCGCCCGCCACGCCGCCCGCGACTGGCGCGGCCACGGCAGCAGCACCGACATCGTCGAGGCCACCGCATTGGCCGCGCTGGTCATCGTCAACCGGATCGCCCGCCAATCTGCGTCAGACCAGCAAATCAACAAGCGGCCTTCCATGGCCGCGCGCGCGCTTGCGCATGGACGTGCGCACAAGGAGACCACCGCATGA
- a CDS encoding branched-chain amino acid transaminase, with protein MSTPFLWHNGRIKPWAEATTHVSTHALHYGSSVFEGERVYATPHGPAYFRLAEHTRRLFESARVYEIEIGYSEDEINAACLELIRANAMPSAYVRPIVFRGAGGLGVLAKDGAPVEVAIMAMAWGAYLGEAAERGADVCVSSWHRPAPNTLPSWAKAGGNYLSSQLIGLEARRNGYDEGIALGHNGLLSEGAGENLFLVKNGRLLTPPSSAGILAGITRDAVITLAADLGIAVEERDLPREALYSADEVFMTGTAAEITPVRSVDRKAIGKGAPGPVTQQLRQAFFGLFDGRTEDRWSWLTPVHSEATAQEAA; from the coding sequence ATGAGTACGCCATTCCTGTGGCACAACGGCCGCATCAAGCCGTGGGCCGAGGCCACCACCCACGTCAGCACGCACGCGTTGCACTACGGCTCGTCCGTGTTCGAGGGCGAGCGCGTGTACGCCACGCCGCACGGCCCGGCCTACTTCCGCCTGGCCGAGCACACCCGCCGGCTGTTCGAGTCGGCGCGTGTGTACGAGATCGAGATCGGCTACAGCGAGGACGAGATCAACGCCGCCTGCCTGGAGCTGATCCGTGCCAATGCGATGCCATCGGCCTACGTGCGGCCGATCGTGTTCCGCGGTGCCGGCGGATTGGGCGTGCTGGCGAAGGACGGCGCACCGGTGGAGGTGGCGATCATGGCGATGGCCTGGGGCGCCTACCTGGGCGAAGCGGCCGAGCGCGGCGCCGACGTGTGCGTGTCGTCATGGCATCGCCCCGCGCCGAACACCCTGCCCAGCTGGGCCAAGGCGGGCGGCAATTACCTGTCCAGCCAGCTGATCGGTCTGGAGGCGCGCCGCAACGGCTACGACGAAGGCATCGCGCTGGGCCACAACGGCCTGCTCAGCGAAGGCGCCGGCGAGAACCTGTTCTTGGTGAAAAACGGCCGGCTGCTCACGCCGCCGTCCAGCGCCGGCATCCTGGCCGGCATCACCCGCGACGCGGTGATCACCCTGGCTGCGGATCTCGGCATCGCGGTGGAAGAACGCGACCTGCCGCGCGAAGCGCTGTATTCCGCCGACGAAGTGTTCATGACCGGCACCGCTGCCGAGATCACCCCGGTGCGTTCGGTCGATCGCAAGGCGATCGGCAAGGGTGCACCTGGCCCGGTCACGCAGCAGCTGCGGCAAGCATTCTTCGGCCTGTTCGACGGCCGCACGGAGGATCGCTGGTCCTGGCTAACGCCAGTGCACAGCGAAGCCACGGCGCAGGAGGCTGCGTGA
- the leuC gene encoding 3-isopropylmalate dehydratase large subunit, giving the protein MARTLFEKVWDAHVVVPETADTPAVLYVDLHLVHEVTSPQAFSELRERGLPLRRPDRMLATLDHSTPTLPTNADGSRPYANAEAQAQVAQLETNCREFGVELHGWDSEDRGIVHVIGPELGATQPGMTIVCGDSHTSTHGAFGALAFGIGTTEVGHVMATQCLLQRKPKTMAIHVDGQLPPGVGAKDLILHIIGTIGVDGGTGYVLEYRGAAIEALTMDERMTVCNMSIEAGARAGLIAPDETTFAWLKGRPRVPQGAAWDAAVAKWRALRSDDGAHYDREVRIDAGAVKPTVTYGTHPGMAIAMDAPVPAATNAQERRALDYMQSKAGQPMQGTPVDVVFVGSCTNSRLSDLREAARVLHGRRIADGVRMLVVPGSEAVRRDAEREGLHHVFTAAGAEWRVPGCSMCIAMNGDLAQPGQLVVSTSNRNFEGRQGKGARTVLASPATAAASAIAGRIADPREYATQEQAA; this is encoded by the coding sequence ATGGCCAGGACCCTCTTCGAAAAAGTCTGGGACGCCCATGTCGTCGTACCCGAAACCGCCGACACACCGGCCGTCCTCTACGTCGACCTGCACCTGGTGCACGAGGTGACCTCGCCGCAGGCATTCAGCGAACTGCGCGAGCGCGGGCTGCCGCTGCGCCGGCCCGACCGCATGCTGGCCACGCTGGACCATTCCACGCCGACCCTGCCGACCAACGCCGACGGCAGCCGCCCGTATGCGAACGCCGAGGCGCAGGCGCAGGTCGCACAGCTGGAAACGAACTGCCGCGAGTTCGGCGTCGAATTGCACGGCTGGGACAGTGAAGACCGCGGCATCGTGCACGTGATCGGCCCCGAGCTGGGCGCGACCCAGCCCGGCATGACCATCGTCTGCGGCGACAGCCACACCTCCACCCATGGCGCATTCGGCGCGCTGGCGTTCGGCATCGGCACCACCGAAGTCGGCCACGTGATGGCAACGCAGTGCCTGCTGCAGCGCAAGCCGAAGACCATGGCGATCCACGTCGACGGCCAGCTGCCGCCGGGCGTGGGCGCGAAGGACCTGATCCTGCACATCATCGGCACGATCGGCGTCGATGGCGGCACCGGCTACGTGCTGGAATACCGCGGCGCGGCGATCGAGGCGCTCACGATGGACGAGCGCATGACCGTCTGCAACATGTCCATCGAGGCCGGCGCGCGCGCCGGGCTGATCGCGCCGGACGAGACCACGTTCGCCTGGCTGAAAGGCCGCCCGCGCGTGCCGCAGGGTGCGGCATGGGACGCGGCGGTGGCGAAGTGGCGTGCGCTGCGCAGCGACGACGGCGCGCATTACGACCGCGAAGTGCGCATCGACGCCGGCGCGGTGAAGCCCACCGTCACCTACGGTACCCATCCCGGCATGGCGATCGCGATGGACGCACCGGTGCCGGCCGCCACGAATGCGCAGGAACGCCGCGCGCTCGACTACATGCAGAGCAAGGCCGGCCAGCCGATGCAGGGCACGCCGGTCGACGTGGTGTTCGTCGGCAGCTGCACCAACTCGCGCCTGTCCGACCTGCGCGAAGCCGCCCGCGTGCTGCATGGCCGGCGCATTGCCGATGGCGTGCGCATGCTGGTGGTGCCCGGCTCCGAGGCGGTGCGCCGCGACGCCGAGCGCGAAGGACTGCACCACGTGTTCACCGCCGCCGGCGCCGAGTGGCGCGTGCCGGGCTGCTCGATGTGCATCGCGATGAACGGCGACCTGGCGCAACCGGGCCAGCTGGTGGTGAGCACCTCCAACCGCAACTTCGAAGGTCGCCAGGGCAAGGGCGCGCGCACCGTGCTGGCCAGCCCGGCCACGGCCGCCGCGTCGGCGATCGCCGGGCGCATCGCCGATCCACGCGAGTACGCGACGCAGGAGCAAGCCGCATGA
- the leuD gene encoding 3-isopropylmalate dehydratase small subunit, which produces MKPITRLHSRTAVLADENIDTDRIIPARFLTTTTREGLGKLCFHDWRYQADGSDNSVFPLNRPEARGCSILVAGRNFGCGSSREHAPWALLDYGIRAVLCSEIADIFRGNALKNGLLAIVIDELEHRWLLKHPGIELAIDVREQYIALPDGGRIPFRLEPFARHCLLNGVDQLGYLLQHSDGITSYEQQHQEQAA; this is translated from the coding sequence ATGAAACCCATCACCCGCCTCCACTCCCGCACCGCCGTACTGGCCGACGAGAACATCGATACCGATCGCATCATCCCGGCGCGCTTCCTCACCACGACCACCCGCGAGGGACTGGGCAAGCTGTGTTTCCACGACTGGCGCTACCAGGCCGACGGCAGCGACAATTCCGTCTTTCCGCTCAACCGGCCGGAAGCGCGCGGCTGCTCGATCCTCGTCGCCGGACGCAACTTCGGCTGCGGCTCCTCGCGCGAACACGCGCCCTGGGCGTTGCTGGACTACGGCATCCGCGCGGTGCTGTGCAGCGAGATCGCGGACATCTTCCGCGGCAACGCGCTGAAGAACGGCCTGCTGGCCATCGTCATCGACGAACTGGAACACCGCTGGCTGCTCAAGCACCCGGGCATCGAGCTGGCGATCGACGTGCGCGAGCAGTACATCGCGCTGCCCGACGGCGGCCGCATCCCGTTCCGTCTGGAACCGTTCGCGCGGCACTGCCTGCTCAACGGCGTCGACCAGCTCGGCTACCTGCTGCAGCACAGCGATGGGATCACCTCTTACGAACAACAGCATCAGGAGCAAGCGGCATGA
- the leuB gene encoding 3-isopropylmalate dehydrogenase, whose protein sequence is MKARIVTLPGDGVGPEVTAAAVAVLKTVAARYEHVFAFEEQLIGGIAIDATGEPLPAASLAACRSADAVLLGAVGGPKWSDPNAPVRPEQGLLALRAALGVYANLRPLQVHPSLANLSPLKNDRLKHVDVLFVRELTGGAYFGAKTRSADAATDECRYTVAEIERVVRRAFELARDRRRHVTSVDKANVLETSRLWRSTVQRIAAEYPDVKLEHQLVDSMAMLLLTQPNRYDVVVTENLFGDILTDEAAALAGSLGLLPSASLGDGKAGLYEPIHGSAPDIAGQGVANPVGAILSAALLLRHSLGLEAEAVAIESAVEQVLRHGPHSRDIGGSAGTGEVRDAVLAAIEDHADTAAAFFCGARACG, encoded by the coding sequence ATGAAGGCACGCATCGTTACCCTGCCCGGCGATGGCGTCGGCCCCGAGGTCACCGCCGCCGCGGTGGCCGTATTGAAGACCGTGGCCGCGCGCTACGAGCACGTGTTCGCGTTCGAGGAACAGCTGATCGGCGGCATCGCGATCGACGCCACCGGCGAACCCTTGCCGGCTGCCTCGCTGGCCGCCTGCCGCTCTGCCGATGCGGTGCTGCTCGGGGCCGTCGGTGGTCCGAAATGGTCCGACCCGAACGCGCCGGTGCGCCCCGAGCAGGGCCTGCTGGCGCTGCGTGCCGCGCTCGGCGTGTATGCGAACCTGCGCCCGTTGCAGGTGCATCCGTCGCTGGCCAACCTGTCGCCGCTGAAGAACGACCGGCTGAAGCACGTCGACGTGCTGTTCGTGCGCGAACTCACCGGCGGCGCCTACTTCGGCGCGAAGACGCGCAGCGCCGACGCCGCCACCGACGAATGCAGGTACACCGTGGCCGAGATCGAGCGCGTGGTGCGCCGCGCGTTCGAACTGGCGCGCGACCGCCGCCGCCATGTCACCTCGGTGGACAAGGCGAACGTGCTGGAGACCTCGCGGCTGTGGCGCAGCACGGTGCAGCGCATCGCCGCCGAGTATCCGGACGTGAAGCTCGAGCACCAGCTGGTCGACTCGATGGCAATGCTGCTGCTGACCCAGCCGAACCGCTACGACGTGGTGGTCACCGAGAACCTGTTCGGCGACATCCTCACCGACGAGGCCGCCGCGTTGGCCGGTTCGCTGGGCCTGCTGCCATCGGCATCGCTGGGCGACGGCAAGGCCGGCCTGTACGAACCGATCCACGGCTCGGCGCCGGACATCGCAGGCCAAGGCGTGGCCAATCCGGTCGGCGCGATCCTTTCCGCCGCGCTGCTGCTGCGCCACTCGCTGGGCCTGGAAGCCGAAGCGGTGGCGATCGAATCGGCGGTCGAGCAGGTGCTGCGCCACGGTCCGCACAGCCGCGACATCGGCGGCAGCGCCGGCACCGGCGAGGTGCGCGATGCGGTGCTCGCGGCGATCGAGGATCACGCCGACACCGCCGCCGCGTTCTTCTGCGGAGCACGCGCATGCGGCTGA
- a CDS encoding dihydroxy-acid dehydratase: protein MRSDLIKSGPDRAPARAMLRATGLDDEAIARPLVAVVHTWSNVSPCNLNLRELAVEAAAGIRAAGGTPVEFNTIAVTDGIAMGTPGMRSSLISREVITDSIELAVDGHCLDAMVVLCGCDKTIPAAAMALARLNIPGVALYGGTIAHGTHDNHPITIQQVFEAVGAHGAGKISDEELTAVERDACPGAGACGGQFTANTMAMVLSTLGLSPMGYNDIPATHPAKGAAAFRCGELVMECLRENRTPRELITRTSMRNAARMVAATAGSTNAVLHLLAIAREAGVEWSLEDFEPASAHTPVIADLLPGGRYTAVELFGAGGSARVAQELIAAGMLEDTPTVTGRSLFTETAAAPRAETQDVVHPVSAPLKPRGGYSILYGNLAPEGCILKLAGKGASHFEGRARVYEGEEQAFAAVQAGDIAKGDVIVIRNEGPAGGPGMREMLGVTAALIGRGLGDDVALITDGRFSGATHGFMVGHIAPEAARGGPIALLHEGDRIVIDAARREIATDADLAARRALWQAPPPKVSRGALAKYALLVGSASDGATTHPGSTVSTPTSVHTETHQGVTA from the coding sequence ATGCGCAGTGACCTGATCAAGAGCGGCCCCGACCGCGCACCCGCCCGCGCCATGCTGCGCGCCACCGGCCTCGACGACGAGGCGATCGCGCGGCCGCTGGTCGCGGTGGTGCACACCTGGTCGAACGTGAGCCCGTGCAACCTCAACCTGCGCGAGCTCGCGGTCGAGGCCGCGGCCGGCATCCGCGCCGCCGGCGGCACGCCGGTGGAGTTCAACACCATCGCGGTGACCGACGGCATCGCGATGGGCACGCCGGGCATGCGCTCGTCGCTGATCAGCCGCGAGGTGATCACCGACTCGATCGAGCTGGCGGTGGACGGCCACTGCCTGGACGCGATGGTGGTGCTGTGCGGCTGCGACAAGACCATCCCCGCCGCGGCGATGGCGCTGGCGCGGCTGAACATTCCCGGCGTGGCGCTGTACGGCGGCACGATCGCGCACGGCACCCATGACAACCATCCGATCACCATCCAGCAGGTGTTCGAGGCGGTCGGCGCGCACGGCGCGGGCAAGATCAGCGACGAGGAACTGACCGCGGTCGAGCGCGACGCCTGCCCCGGTGCCGGTGCCTGCGGCGGCCAGTTCACTGCCAACACGATGGCGATGGTGCTGTCCACGCTGGGCCTGTCGCCGATGGGCTACAACGACATTCCCGCCACCCATCCGGCCAAGGGCGCCGCCGCGTTCCGCTGCGGCGAGCTGGTGATGGAATGCCTACGCGAGAACCGCACGCCGCGCGAGCTGATCACGCGCACCTCGATGCGCAACGCCGCGCGCATGGTCGCTGCCACCGCCGGTTCCACCAACGCGGTGCTGCACTTGCTGGCAATCGCGCGCGAAGCCGGCGTCGAGTGGTCGCTGGAGGATTTCGAACCGGCTTCGGCGCACACGCCGGTGATCGCCGACCTGCTGCCCGGCGGGCGCTACACCGCGGTCGAGTTGTTTGGCGCCGGCGGCAGCGCGCGGGTGGCGCAGGAACTGATCGCCGCCGGCATGCTGGAGGACACGCCCACCGTCACCGGCCGTTCGCTGTTCACCGAAACCGCCGCGGCGCCACGCGCCGAAACGCAGGACGTGGTGCATCCGGTCAGCGCACCGCTGAAGCCACGCGGCGGCTACTCGATCCTGTACGGCAACCTCGCCCCGGAAGGCTGCATCCTGAAGCTTGCCGGCAAGGGCGCCAGCCACTTCGAAGGCCGCGCCCGCGTCTACGAGGGTGAGGAGCAGGCGTTCGCCGCGGTGCAGGCCGGCGACATCGCCAAGGGCGACGTCATCGTGATCCGCAACGAAGGCCCGGCCGGCGGCCCCGGCATGCGCGAAATGCTCGGCGTCACCGCCGCGCTGATCGGCCGCGGCCTCGGCGACGACGTGGCATTGATCACCGACGGCCGCTTCTCCGGCGCCACCCACGGCTTCATGGTCGGCCACATCGCGCCGGAAGCCGCGCGCGGCGGGCCCATCGCCCTGCTGCACGAAGGCGACCGCATCGTGATCGATGCGGCGCGGCGCGAGATCGCCACCGACGCCGACCTCGCCGCGCGCCGTGCGCTCTGGCAGGCGCCGCCACCGAAGGTCAGCCGCGGCGCGCTGGCCAAATACGCCCTGCTGGTCGGCTCCGCCTCCGACGGCGCCACCACGCATCCCGGTTCCACCGTCTCCACCCCGACATCCGTCCACACCGAAACCCACCAGGGAGTCACCGCATGA
- the ilvC gene encoding ketol-acid reductoisomerase: MSSNNTLAPSRIAVLGYGSQGRAHALNLRDSGLDVVVGLRPNGPTWHKAKADGFKVAEPAEAVKGADLVAVLTPDMVQPTLYKESIEPNIKPGAALLFAHGFNVHFKQIEPRADIDVILVAPKGPGALVRSEYERGRGVPCIWAVHQDVSGQAEAKTKGYADGIGGGRAMIIQTDFKEETETDLFGEQAVLCGGASELVIKGFETLVEAGYQPEIAYYEVMHELKLIVDLFYEGGLAKMLQFVSETAQYGDYVSGPRVVDAGTKARMKEVLTDIQDGTFARNWIAEYQAGLPNYKRLKQADLEHPIEQVGAKLRARMPWLQPNTAPAAVAPLKKAG; this comes from the coding sequence ATGAGCAGCAACAACACCCTCGCCCCATCCCGCATCGCCGTGCTCGGCTACGGCAGCCAGGGCCGCGCGCACGCGCTGAACCTGCGCGACTCCGGCCTCGACGTGGTGGTCGGCCTGCGTCCGAACGGCCCGACCTGGCACAAGGCCAAGGCCGACGGCTTCAAGGTCGCCGAGCCGGCCGAGGCGGTGAAAGGCGCCGACCTCGTCGCCGTGCTGACGCCGGACATGGTGCAGCCGACGCTGTACAAGGAGTCGATCGAGCCGAACATCAAGCCCGGTGCGGCGCTGTTGTTCGCGCACGGCTTCAACGTGCACTTCAAGCAGATCGAACCGCGCGCCGACATCGACGTGATCCTCGTCGCGCCGAAGGGCCCCGGCGCACTGGTGCGCAGCGAGTACGAACGCGGCCGCGGCGTGCCGTGCATCTGGGCCGTGCACCAGGACGTCAGCGGCCAGGCCGAGGCAAAGACCAAGGGCTACGCCGACGGCATCGGCGGCGGCCGCGCGATGATCATCCAGACCGACTTCAAGGAAGAGACCGAGACCGACCTGTTCGGCGAGCAGGCGGTGCTGTGCGGCGGCGCCAGCGAACTGGTGATCAAGGGTTTCGAGACCCTGGTCGAGGCCGGCTACCAGCCGGAGATCGCCTACTACGAGGTGATGCACGAACTGAAGCTGATCGTCGACCTGTTCTATGAGGGCGGCCTGGCGAAGATGCTGCAGTTCGTCTCCGAGACCGCGCAGTACGGCGACTACGTCAGCGGTCCGCGGGTGGTCGACGCCGGCACCAAGGCGCGCATGAAGGAAGTCCTCACCGACATCCAGGACGGCACTTTCGCGCGCAACTGGATCGCCGAGTACCAGGCCGGGTTGCCGAACTACAAGCGCCTGAAGCAGGCCGACCTCGAGCATCCGATCGAGCAGGTCGGCGCGAAGCTGCGCGCACGGATGCCGTGGCTGCAGCCGAACACGGCACCTGCCGCCGTCGCGCCGTTGAAGAAAGCCGGCTGA